In Gossypium arboreum isolate Shixiya-1 chromosome 3, ASM2569848v2, whole genome shotgun sequence, the sequence AACTGGAAAAGCTGTGACCAAGTATAGTGCCCCATAACCCTGcaaaaaaaataatactaatttcaaattaaatggTAGATTGTCTTATGCATCCATTAAAAGAAATGCTTTGAGTTTCTGACCCTAGTTCACAGTAAAAACACAGTAAACAAGCTCCCACATTTACACCCTTcaaattcaattaatcaatcaagaacaaataagaaagaaaaactaTAGTAACCTCATTCAATTGAAAAACAAACAAGGCAAAAAACACCCACTGCAGATATTAAATTAACCAATTCAAGACAATAGCCAACCTTGTCCAATTCACAATCTTGTCTCAGTAGTGCAATCAAGAAAAATAGTAATAGGGAAGAACAAAAGAAGAAATGAAGTAATGTTGTAGGGAAGGTACTATCAAGAAGTTTTCTTTAAGACAATAGTTTCCCTAAATGGTGCAAATGGTCTTTTATAGAATTAGAAATGTTATCCCCAGAATACAATACCCATTCGAAAAAGAACACAAGTTCTTAAACACACATGAAGCAGAACCAAAAGGGAGTTAAGAAAGAGAAATGTTTGTTGAAGCGAATTGAACGTAAATTTGTGTAAAATGAATGTTAATGAATCACTTACAAGCACCAACTGGTGTTCAGCTTTTAGAACGGAAGAATGTTTCCATTGACTTCATTTTTTGAATTTCTTCATGAGGGATTTGAATCCTCAAATATGGAATTCTAATTCCTTAAAACAAAATCCTATAAAGGATTTCAACCTTTTCCTTGGTGATTTTGACCCCTTAGGAATATGAGATACAAAGGAAACATATTCATACTTCACACCAATTTGTAAAGTATATGTCTAAAGAAATATGAGATACaaggaaaatttcaaataaaaaaaatatgtaaaGTGTATGTCTAAATGTGACTAAGGATTGAAACTTTATATTTAATATGAGATACAAGGAAACATATGCATACTTCACACCAATTTGTGTGTTCTTCAATGGCTGATGCAATTTAATATAGAAGGAAACATATCCATTTTCCCTTGTTATTCCAAAAGTTGATGCAGTTTAGAATATTATGTATCTCatacataaatttttcagaaaattCAATAATAATATCAACTGATTCTCATATACATTGATCATTGAAAGAAGAGAGTATTTTTAAAACAGCTAGAATATCACAATATAAAGTGATTGGTCCTTTGGTTCTCTCAACTCATTTGACAATTCTTTCTATAGATTCAATAATGTTATCAGTCTCAAGATTATAAAACCTACATGCTTTCCTATTTCATATAATTTGGTAGCTTTAGTGTAGCAAAAAAAGAGAACCTAATGCAaccaaataatataatttaggcATTCCCTCTTTCAATAATTCAAAAGTTCTATTAGAACTTCTATAAAATTTCTATTCAAGATATAACAGGAAGTAAATAATGCTTCCCCCCAAAACTCAGGCACAAGAGAATGCAAAAGCGTGGATCTCACCATTTCATGTAAAGATTTATTCTTCCTTTTTGCCACCCCATTTTTAGGTGACGTATTAGGTGCAAAAATTCTTTATTGATACAACTGAGTAAGGCACAAAAAGATGTAAAATCATTGAATAAAAACATATCATCTCTATTGGATCTATTTTGTTTATCTTCTTAATAGTCAAATTCTTAATTTTTCATTTGAAACTCCTACAACTTTTCAAAAGTTCCATCTTCTGTTTCAAGCAGATAGGCATAAGAATGCTtagagaaatcatctataaaagtaataaaatgtGTTTTAAGAGTAATTTATGTTTGACACAACATTCACAAGTCTTAGTACTCAGTATAATTTGATTTAGGAATTATACCATGAGAGAATATTCTACTCAATGCAATCATGCAAAGATGTCTTAATCTATAATGCCATAAAAAATTAAAGTCATTCAAATCAACAATATAAACATAATTAGAATTACTTTTGTTGTTATTTATCTTTCAAATAGTCTTTTCCCACAATGATTCTCTTAGAAATTTTCACTTTTTGAGAATCAAACATAACTTTGAAACTATGGTCATCAAGTCTCTTAACAAGAATTAAACTCTTAATAAGATTAGGATGTCATGTACATCTTGAAATGTTAAAGTTTGAAGTGAAGTAATTTCCCGTGAAGACTGATTTGTACTCATTGACCTCTTCATAGTTCTTGAATTCACCTTTGAATGCAGTGACATGACAAGTTGCATCGAAGCCAATCCAGTAACCATCTTGGTTGTCAATCATGAGAAGTTTTGTATGATTTGCAACCATGTCATCTTCTAACACCATGTTGACTTCATCTTTCTTATCTTTGCAAAAGTGACACACCTTCACCAAGTGGCCCATTGTTTTCATACGCATAACAATTACCTTTCTGTTTGTTGAGTCTTTCCCAATTTTTTTTGAACTTCCACTTCATTTTGTAAGAGTTTCTTTTTCCCTTACCGTCAATGTGAGGCTATGCTAATTTTTTCACATTTTTAAGGTTTTCTCTTTTTTGGGTTGCACTTTCAATTTATGTGTTAAATCAGGAATAAAGACAAATTTTTAGCATTAGGGCCTTGATAAGGCAAGCCTCACTGCAAAGAGCTGACGTTTAATAGATGCAGAAACTGATAACAAATTTACTAGTAAAGAAAttagtttttaaaatattaaaaactggGATAAGAAAACAAACCACTGCAGAAGGGACTTCTGTTTCATCACTGATTCCAACATCTTCGATTTCAGCAGCAGAATCCCAATCAATATTTAGTCTCTTAGCAACCTCTTTAGGATCAATGCCAGTGTCTGTCGCCCTTGCATAAAGGGATTTGCTACGTTGTTTCTTCGATGCTTCAACCTACTCATTAAAGACATCAAGCATTCTTAAATTTCGATCTAAAAGAAGAATAACCAACTGTGTACATAGAAATAATGGGAAAATATAAGTCATCTCAATGGAACTTATCACTTATGAAGATGCTTTGGAAAATACACAACATACCTATATAAAAAATTTGGTCCTAGAACTCCAGAAGCTGAGGAAAATACAAGGCAAAGTAAAGCAAGTTGAACTTAAAAGAAGCTAAGAATGATGACACAACTATACAGTTTAAGGAAGTTGAAAACGTGGGAATGGGGGGAAAGAATAGCATTAAACCTATTGTTCAATTGCTTTCCTTTCAGTGGAAGTGAAGTTACATTTTTTAAAGTTTTgtacatccatggaaaattttACAAAGAGGGTAGATAACAAGTAGATCCCAAGCATATTTTAGGCCAAAGATAAGAAAAGCTAACTTTCTACGATCAATGATAACTGGAATGCATAATACATGCAGACCCAGGTCAAGTAACTCCATTCACATGCGAGTAGCTTCCTAGAATGAGGTAACATGATCCAGAGTCATCATTAGTCATTTATCTTAACAAAGAGATGACAGATTCAATGGGTAAAGATATTTTATAGAGAACTAGATACTCGAAGAAAAAGACTTAACCTACAAAGTCTTTGTATATTCTCACGAAAGGCAAGAGCCATTCAATCAAAAAGTCATCCGAAATTCATTATGATAATAATTTCTCCATTGGTTTCTAAAGTTTCTCATTTTAATGTTATGGATAAAGGAATTACTTCATACTACTACTGGTAACCATCTTCTCATAAAGCCTACAAGTCACTTGAATTTCCATCATGAAAGGAATTCCTCCAATGGTTTCTAAAGTTTCCCTTTTTACTGACATGGGAAAAGGAATTACTTCAAACCACTACCTGTAACCATATTCTCAAAAAGTTTAAGAGCCAGATATCCATACAGAAATTACCAAAGCCACGCTACTTAGAAGCTACATAATGAGCCATTCGTACAATGGTTAAAAACAAATCCAATGTCAAGGATATAGAAGATGTAAAGAAATTTGGAGATGGCAAAAAGAACTTAGTAAATATACATAGTCTAAAGTAGCAAAAACAAAAGTACCTCTATATTAGGCCAGTTGGTCATTTCCTCAGCCAGCATCCTGAGAGCAACACGATTAGTGGGGATCTTCCCTTCATTGACCTGGTAAAGTAGAAATAAACAGCATATTAGAATAGTTTCATTAGATTTAGCCTTTGAAAATTAACAGCTGAGAAAGTATTTGTATAGTGTTTGAAATAGGAtggtaaatattttaatatgatactGAATTAGTAATAGTGTTTGTTTATTGAGATTAAGAATATGGCAAGCATATAGAAATTGAAGGTAGGTAGGTAAAGGGAACTCACTTGTTCCAGAGCTTCGACGAGATCATCCCTGGTAGGGGCATCAGGATCCTCAATGCCAAGCAACCTCCTTCTCTCGACTTCTCTAGGATCCTCTATCATCACGGTCAGTTTAACCTGTATgtaaataaccaaaaaaaaaatgtaaagtAGAAGGATAGTATAGGAGGAGGAGTACCAAATAGTCTGCATACCTCACTGAATAACATGTCTCGGTTTTTCCTGAGAAGTTGTAGAACCTAGTAAGCAATAAGCAGATTTAATTATCAAGGAGTAGTGCAAGTATAGTCGTAGGTAATAATGGAAACTATCATCGAAAGAATAGAAAGAAAGGAATGGTATTACTCTTTGGATTTGGCGAACGCATTGGAGGTCCTCATCTTCCTCCGGTTGGGCGGTTGCTGATAAAGAAGTATCATGACCATCATCATCCTCATCAATGCGCACTGGTTGTACGCCTTCCTTACCGACCCCAACAACTCCACCACCAATCTTACGCAGTCGCAGACTCGTCGAACTGCATACTTTGCTCAACTTGACATTCATAGCCAATGATTTGCATGCGGATAAGCTTTTAGGTGCAACAGGGGGACAAGAAGACGAAGATGAACAAGTCGATGCAAAAGGCACTTGGGACGCTTGCAAAATCCCCATTTACTGTGATTTTTTCCTGCCTGAAACTTCAACCACTAACAATTTGTTTGTTCCATTGATTCTGGTTGAGATTTATTGTGATTTTTCTTGGTTTTCTTTTCTGGCTAGCTATCACCAAAAGAAGCCTAAGCTATGCCTGGCATATCAGGCTATCAGCTTCTGGACCTTGACCTAGAGGCCTTATGGTCTAATGCTGAATGGGATCCCTGAAATGAGCCAACCAAGCCCAAGCTTCAGGCCTTCAGTGACTTTTAAAAAACATTCGGTTTGGGGCTAAAAGTCAAATCTCACCATGAAACTGGCATCTGCTATGccttccatttttttttcttaaggTATTTATCGGGtgagtttattaattaaaattttgtattataTAGGTTCAGTAAAAGATTAGATGTTGACCACGAATTTTAAAATTGTTCTATATTTTAGGGTGAGAATCAAACTCTCGACTATTAATTAAGATAGAAAAAACACTTATTATCTCGGCTAATAGTTAATAGATGCTAATTTTTAACTGTGCTTGTGTGTATACGGTTGCAGCCATACACAATTTTGTTCCGCTTACATGATTCTGTCAATGACCAAGTACTTGTATAATGATAAGCTGCTTGCTTCAAACATCCAAATTAACTACGTCACGCGCTGTAATTTGTTGATTCGAAACTATTATTTTTCCATCCCCTCACTTAAAAAAATATA encodes:
- the LOC108479952 gene encoding ycf3-interacting protein 1, chloroplastic, translated to MGILQASQVPFASTCSSSSSCPPVAPKSLSACKSLAMNVKLSKVCSSTSLRLRKIGGGVVGVGKEGVQPVRIDEDDDGHDTSLSATAQPEEDEDLQCVRQIQRVLQLLRKNRDMLFSEVKLTVMIEDPREVERRRLLGIEDPDAPTRDDLVEALEQVNEGKIPTNRVALRMLAEEMTNWPNIEVEASKKQRSKSLYARATDTGIDPKEVAKRLNIDWDSAAEIEDVGISDETEVPSAVGYGALYLVTAF